A part of Lagopus muta isolate bLagMut1 chromosome 26, bLagMut1 primary, whole genome shotgun sequence genomic DNA contains:
- the LOC125685057 gene encoding uncharacterized protein KIAA1958-like isoform X1: MHVPFHLITSNVFLQFESMADEACSNASSLCKDLSNLVTWAHTHGTICVHIPALETVQNVGQPHQENSVLWICGAGHAYHWMCEDLRFGSKERNEAAEKRRRQTSFGAPSRGAAVGESRIRMASSFERPPRDSAATGSRGPQQNDSVCKIRNEPAARPNQRNCKSMQPGSAAEQHLSTATGEIRTDPHEVKLEYSEDLHIISDDEQYALSAENQEERIDQNVLSWSPPEDATAEVGLQMYRDLKTEINKQAVTSTSGFTPMATPPPPLCCILKSPGRDQKILERSFLSLGPLNPTVSASENSRARDSAGSAAPKEDLELIPISNTEGKAQPEPPAPVMFFELEATVDVQQQIHLSSTECSASGTLDLNDNATEGSAEDSRLSGSEQAPHPSASLSPQGRNANQPPESSKTNVLSKRNRSAASIKVFREWLNVCCPSETREIHKLPPKDLDHYLALFYTSAKKHNGMDFSPGSLRFFQSSIDKYLMEHGYEYSVVKGSEFRASQEALKQKHQLLSQKEREEKWALLENLTDEQVDNLCKKGLLSQTDPQGFLHLMFVNIIRGFGASTHNQGHNLYWGQLVLRRNVAGLEYLEWKHNLNAEEAAGQSAPLLFARPNNPKSCPVQAYKKYAERRPGDMLHDYDPLYLSPRHMCSMWDQVWYSRKSLTKAKMEKMLKVILQQVKASEKQLRK; the protein is encoded by the exons ATGCACGTCCCCTTTCACTTAATTACTTCCAACGTGTTTTTGCAGTTTGAGAGCATGGCTGATGAAGCCTGCAGCAATGCCAGCTCGCTTTGCAAGGATCTCTCCAACCTTGTGACCTGGGCACACACACATGGGACCATATGTGTTCATATCCCAGCCCTGGAAACCGTGCAGAACGTGGGTCAGCCTCACCAGGAGAATTCTGTTCTGTGGATTTGTGGAGCTGGACATGCCTATCACTGGATGTGTGAAGATTTACGCTTTGGAAGCAAGGAAAGGAATGAGgctgcagaaaagagaaggaggcAAACATCCTTTGGGGCTCCATCACGAGGTGCTGCTGTAGGTGAAAGCAGGATCAGGATGGCCTCGTCTTTTGAAAGGCCTCCAAGGGACAGCGCTGCCACGGGATCACGTGGCCCTCAGCAAAATGATTCTGTCTGCAAAATACGTAACGAACCAGCAGCCAGACCAAACCAAAGAAACTGCAAATCCATGCAAccaggctctgcagcagagcagcatttgtCAACAGCCACAGGCGAAATCAGAACGGACCCCCACGAGGTGAAGCTGGAATACAGTGAAGATCTACACATCATCTCTGATGATGAGCAGTACGCACTGAGTGCAGAAAACCAAGAAGAGAGAATCGACCAGAATGTTCTTTCATGGTCACCACCTGAAGATGCAACTGCTGAGGTGGGTTTGCAGATGTATCGTGAtctgaagacagaaattaaCAAGCAGGCAGTCACCTCTACATCTGGCTTCACCCCCATGGCAACGCCTCCCCCACCTCTTTGCTGTATTCTAAAATCTCCTGGGAGGGATCAAAAGATCCTGGAAAGGAGCTTCTTGAGTCTGGGTCCCCTCAATCCCACAGTATCTGCAAGCGAAAATTCAAGAGCGAGGGATTCTGCTGGGTCAGCAGCACCAAAAGAAGATTTAGAATTGATTCCTATCTCCAACACTGAAGGAAAAGCCCAGCCGGAGCCACCTGCCCCTGTGATgttctttgagcttgaagccacAGTTGATGTCCAGCAGCAAATCCACCTGAGCTCTACTGAATGCAGCGCCTCAGGAACCTTGGACTTGAATGACAATGCCACCGAGGGCTCTGCAGAGGACAGCAGGCTGTCAGGCTCTGAGCAGGCCCCTCATCCTTCAGCCTCACTGAGCCCACAGGGCAGGAATGCCAACCAACCTCCTGAATCTTCCAAAACCA ATGTGCTGAGCAAGAGAAACCGCAGTGCTGCCAGCATCAAAGTTTTCCGAGAGTGGCTGAATGTGTGCTGCCCTTCTGAGACACGTGAGATCCATAAGCTGCCACCCAAAGACCTTGATCATTACCTGGCCTTGTTCTACACGTCTGCAAAGAAACACAACGGCATGGATTTCTCCCCTGGGTCTTTGCGGttctttcagagcagcattGACAAGTACCTGATGGAGCACGGTTATGAGTACAGCGTGGTGAAAGGATCCGAATTCAGGGCATCTCAGGAAGCCTTGAAACAGAAGCATCAGCTTCTGTctcaaaaagagagagaggaaaagtggGCTCTTCTGGAGAACCTGACAGATGAGCAGGTGGATAACCTCTGTAAGAAGGGGCTGTTAAGTCAGACCGACCCACAGGGCTTTCTGCACCTGATGTTTGTAAATATCATTAGGGGGTTTGGGGCGAGCACACACAACCAGGGCCACAATCTGTACTGGGGGCAGCTGGTGCTCAGAAGGAACGTGGCAGGGCTGGAGTACCTGGAGTGGAAGCACAACCTCAATGCAGAGGAAGCCGCAGGGCAATCGGCTCCACTTCTCTTTGCCAGACCCAACAACCCCAAAAGCTGCCCAGTCCAAGCTTATAAGAAGTATGCAGAGAGGAGGCCGGGGGACATGCTGCACGATTATGACCCGCTGTATCTCTCCCCCAGACACATGTGCTCCATGTGGGACCAAGTGTGGTACAGCAGGAAATCGCTGACCAAGGCCAAAATGGAGAAGATGCTGAAAGTCATTCTCCAGCAAGTCAAAGCGTCTGAAAAGCAGCTCAGGAAATAA
- the LOC125685057 gene encoding uncharacterized protein KIAA1958-like isoform X2 translates to MFESMADEACSNASSLCKDLSNLVTWAHTHGTICVHIPALETVQNVGQPHQENSVLWICGAGHAYHWMCEDLRFGSKERNEAAEKRRRQTSFGAPSRGAAVGESRIRMASSFERPPRDSAATGSRGPQQNDSVCKIRNEPAARPNQRNCKSMQPGSAAEQHLSTATGEIRTDPHEVKLEYSEDLHIISDDEQYALSAENQEERIDQNVLSWSPPEDATAEVGLQMYRDLKTEINKQAVTSTSGFTPMATPPPPLCCILKSPGRDQKILERSFLSLGPLNPTVSASENSRARDSAGSAAPKEDLELIPISNTEGKAQPEPPAPVMFFELEATVDVQQQIHLSSTECSASGTLDLNDNATEGSAEDSRLSGSEQAPHPSASLSPQGRNANQPPESSKTNVLSKRNRSAASIKVFREWLNVCCPSETREIHKLPPKDLDHYLALFYTSAKKHNGMDFSPGSLRFFQSSIDKYLMEHGYEYSVVKGSEFRASQEALKQKHQLLSQKEREEKWALLENLTDEQVDNLCKKGLLSQTDPQGFLHLMFVNIIRGFGASTHNQGHNLYWGQLVLRRNVAGLEYLEWKHNLNAEEAAGQSAPLLFARPNNPKSCPVQAYKKYAERRPGDMLHDYDPLYLSPRHMCSMWDQVWYSRKSLTKAKMEKMLKVILQQVKASEKQLRK, encoded by the exons TTTGAGAGCATGGCTGATGAAGCCTGCAGCAATGCCAGCTCGCTTTGCAAGGATCTCTCCAACCTTGTGACCTGGGCACACACACATGGGACCATATGTGTTCATATCCCAGCCCTGGAAACCGTGCAGAACGTGGGTCAGCCTCACCAGGAGAATTCTGTTCTGTGGATTTGTGGAGCTGGACATGCCTATCACTGGATGTGTGAAGATTTACGCTTTGGAAGCAAGGAAAGGAATGAGgctgcagaaaagagaaggaggcAAACATCCTTTGGGGCTCCATCACGAGGTGCTGCTGTAGGTGAAAGCAGGATCAGGATGGCCTCGTCTTTTGAAAGGCCTCCAAGGGACAGCGCTGCCACGGGATCACGTGGCCCTCAGCAAAATGATTCTGTCTGCAAAATACGTAACGAACCAGCAGCCAGACCAAACCAAAGAAACTGCAAATCCATGCAAccaggctctgcagcagagcagcatttgtCAACAGCCACAGGCGAAATCAGAACGGACCCCCACGAGGTGAAGCTGGAATACAGTGAAGATCTACACATCATCTCTGATGATGAGCAGTACGCACTGAGTGCAGAAAACCAAGAAGAGAGAATCGACCAGAATGTTCTTTCATGGTCACCACCTGAAGATGCAACTGCTGAGGTGGGTTTGCAGATGTATCGTGAtctgaagacagaaattaaCAAGCAGGCAGTCACCTCTACATCTGGCTTCACCCCCATGGCAACGCCTCCCCCACCTCTTTGCTGTATTCTAAAATCTCCTGGGAGGGATCAAAAGATCCTGGAAAGGAGCTTCTTGAGTCTGGGTCCCCTCAATCCCACAGTATCTGCAAGCGAAAATTCAAGAGCGAGGGATTCTGCTGGGTCAGCAGCACCAAAAGAAGATTTAGAATTGATTCCTATCTCCAACACTGAAGGAAAAGCCCAGCCGGAGCCACCTGCCCCTGTGATgttctttgagcttgaagccacAGTTGATGTCCAGCAGCAAATCCACCTGAGCTCTACTGAATGCAGCGCCTCAGGAACCTTGGACTTGAATGACAATGCCACCGAGGGCTCTGCAGAGGACAGCAGGCTGTCAGGCTCTGAGCAGGCCCCTCATCCTTCAGCCTCACTGAGCCCACAGGGCAGGAATGCCAACCAACCTCCTGAATCTTCCAAAACCA ATGTGCTGAGCAAGAGAAACCGCAGTGCTGCCAGCATCAAAGTTTTCCGAGAGTGGCTGAATGTGTGCTGCCCTTCTGAGACACGTGAGATCCATAAGCTGCCACCCAAAGACCTTGATCATTACCTGGCCTTGTTCTACACGTCTGCAAAGAAACACAACGGCATGGATTTCTCCCCTGGGTCTTTGCGGttctttcagagcagcattGACAAGTACCTGATGGAGCACGGTTATGAGTACAGCGTGGTGAAAGGATCCGAATTCAGGGCATCTCAGGAAGCCTTGAAACAGAAGCATCAGCTTCTGTctcaaaaagagagagaggaaaagtggGCTCTTCTGGAGAACCTGACAGATGAGCAGGTGGATAACCTCTGTAAGAAGGGGCTGTTAAGTCAGACCGACCCACAGGGCTTTCTGCACCTGATGTTTGTAAATATCATTAGGGGGTTTGGGGCGAGCACACACAACCAGGGCCACAATCTGTACTGGGGGCAGCTGGTGCTCAGAAGGAACGTGGCAGGGCTGGAGTACCTGGAGTGGAAGCACAACCTCAATGCAGAGGAAGCCGCAGGGCAATCGGCTCCACTTCTCTTTGCCAGACCCAACAACCCCAAAAGCTGCCCAGTCCAAGCTTATAAGAAGTATGCAGAGAGGAGGCCGGGGGACATGCTGCACGATTATGACCCGCTGTATCTCTCCCCCAGACACATGTGCTCCATGTGGGACCAAGTGTGGTACAGCAGGAAATCGCTGACCAAGGCCAAAATGGAGAAGATGCTGAAAGTCATTCTCCAGCAAGTCAAAGCGTCTGAAAAGCAGCTCAGGAAATAA
- the LOC125685057 gene encoding uncharacterized protein KIAA1958-like isoform X3, which translates to MADEACSNASSLCKDLSNLVTWAHTHGTICVHIPALETVQNVGQPHQENSVLWICGAGHAYHWMCEDLRFGSKERNEAAEKRRRQTSFGAPSRGAAVGESRIRMASSFERPPRDSAATGSRGPQQNDSVCKIRNEPAARPNQRNCKSMQPGSAAEQHLSTATGEIRTDPHEVKLEYSEDLHIISDDEQYALSAENQEERIDQNVLSWSPPEDATAEVGLQMYRDLKTEINKQAVTSTSGFTPMATPPPPLCCILKSPGRDQKILERSFLSLGPLNPTVSASENSRARDSAGSAAPKEDLELIPISNTEGKAQPEPPAPVMFFELEATVDVQQQIHLSSTECSASGTLDLNDNATEGSAEDSRLSGSEQAPHPSASLSPQGRNANQPPESSKTNVLSKRNRSAASIKVFREWLNVCCPSETREIHKLPPKDLDHYLALFYTSAKKHNGMDFSPGSLRFFQSSIDKYLMEHGYEYSVVKGSEFRASQEALKQKHQLLSQKEREEKWALLENLTDEQVDNLCKKGLLSQTDPQGFLHLMFVNIIRGFGASTHNQGHNLYWGQLVLRRNVAGLEYLEWKHNLNAEEAAGQSAPLLFARPNNPKSCPVQAYKKYAERRPGDMLHDYDPLYLSPRHMCSMWDQVWYSRKSLTKAKMEKMLKVILQQVKASEKQLRK; encoded by the exons ATGGCTGATGAAGCCTGCAGCAATGCCAGCTCGCTTTGCAAGGATCTCTCCAACCTTGTGACCTGGGCACACACACATGGGACCATATGTGTTCATATCCCAGCCCTGGAAACCGTGCAGAACGTGGGTCAGCCTCACCAGGAGAATTCTGTTCTGTGGATTTGTGGAGCTGGACATGCCTATCACTGGATGTGTGAAGATTTACGCTTTGGAAGCAAGGAAAGGAATGAGgctgcagaaaagagaaggaggcAAACATCCTTTGGGGCTCCATCACGAGGTGCTGCTGTAGGTGAAAGCAGGATCAGGATGGCCTCGTCTTTTGAAAGGCCTCCAAGGGACAGCGCTGCCACGGGATCACGTGGCCCTCAGCAAAATGATTCTGTCTGCAAAATACGTAACGAACCAGCAGCCAGACCAAACCAAAGAAACTGCAAATCCATGCAAccaggctctgcagcagagcagcatttgtCAACAGCCACAGGCGAAATCAGAACGGACCCCCACGAGGTGAAGCTGGAATACAGTGAAGATCTACACATCATCTCTGATGATGAGCAGTACGCACTGAGTGCAGAAAACCAAGAAGAGAGAATCGACCAGAATGTTCTTTCATGGTCACCACCTGAAGATGCAACTGCTGAGGTGGGTTTGCAGATGTATCGTGAtctgaagacagaaattaaCAAGCAGGCAGTCACCTCTACATCTGGCTTCACCCCCATGGCAACGCCTCCCCCACCTCTTTGCTGTATTCTAAAATCTCCTGGGAGGGATCAAAAGATCCTGGAAAGGAGCTTCTTGAGTCTGGGTCCCCTCAATCCCACAGTATCTGCAAGCGAAAATTCAAGAGCGAGGGATTCTGCTGGGTCAGCAGCACCAAAAGAAGATTTAGAATTGATTCCTATCTCCAACACTGAAGGAAAAGCCCAGCCGGAGCCACCTGCCCCTGTGATgttctttgagcttgaagccacAGTTGATGTCCAGCAGCAAATCCACCTGAGCTCTACTGAATGCAGCGCCTCAGGAACCTTGGACTTGAATGACAATGCCACCGAGGGCTCTGCAGAGGACAGCAGGCTGTCAGGCTCTGAGCAGGCCCCTCATCCTTCAGCCTCACTGAGCCCACAGGGCAGGAATGCCAACCAACCTCCTGAATCTTCCAAAACCA ATGTGCTGAGCAAGAGAAACCGCAGTGCTGCCAGCATCAAAGTTTTCCGAGAGTGGCTGAATGTGTGCTGCCCTTCTGAGACACGTGAGATCCATAAGCTGCCACCCAAAGACCTTGATCATTACCTGGCCTTGTTCTACACGTCTGCAAAGAAACACAACGGCATGGATTTCTCCCCTGGGTCTTTGCGGttctttcagagcagcattGACAAGTACCTGATGGAGCACGGTTATGAGTACAGCGTGGTGAAAGGATCCGAATTCAGGGCATCTCAGGAAGCCTTGAAACAGAAGCATCAGCTTCTGTctcaaaaagagagagaggaaaagtggGCTCTTCTGGAGAACCTGACAGATGAGCAGGTGGATAACCTCTGTAAGAAGGGGCTGTTAAGTCAGACCGACCCACAGGGCTTTCTGCACCTGATGTTTGTAAATATCATTAGGGGGTTTGGGGCGAGCACACACAACCAGGGCCACAATCTGTACTGGGGGCAGCTGGTGCTCAGAAGGAACGTGGCAGGGCTGGAGTACCTGGAGTGGAAGCACAACCTCAATGCAGAGGAAGCCGCAGGGCAATCGGCTCCACTTCTCTTTGCCAGACCCAACAACCCCAAAAGCTGCCCAGTCCAAGCTTATAAGAAGTATGCAGAGAGGAGGCCGGGGGACATGCTGCACGATTATGACCCGCTGTATCTCTCCCCCAGACACATGTGCTCCATGTGGGACCAAGTGTGGTACAGCAGGAAATCGCTGACCAAGGCCAAAATGGAGAAGATGCTGAAAGTCATTCTCCAGCAAGTCAAAGCGTCTGAAAAGCAGCTCAGGAAATAA
- the LOC125684793 gene encoding mitotic interactor and substrate of PLK1, whose product MGLSGSWHAPAPLSHSPEHTAQLGTLHSQPRAWDPHTNGSRTGQQDLTLHSGHPQVSAEPTQPQEELSKALDADSGRAMDRVTRHMVFQFPHTRDHNDASMDGDDDIFDYSSQKENGYEQKSRLKSPSYFLETGKDVWNPSPDRESQLEVVRSGNLYDLRAYRGERKPSKLYEDDEPDPYRLQPPNISPEKAKELEDKRREVIRGQVVRKSSTMAEKWSSADELSSVTAGGQSHGIPGAFAIHFDKPSPGRAVTTVDPESIDREQINFSAARQQFLMLEKSSPGALFSPGYVTSPRPEVTVRTSRQEWHSPDTTTRAERGRGDTTEPTQGRMDQSIYTVYSVQHQASGKEDGYAHGKGNTNVSHPTGKTLGIARTSSRDDLDSGLGEMYSAGYSSNGSDVPNGLGDVKDARGSEEGSDETPIEREIRRAMEREESLWKERGMQRLTSSTELVEIQTKPLLSLNAAPAQGRKGKDKGRASFNVQKEIEKETKREEDLRRQGRLPGLYDRGTSQELGELRRVFEQEEQPPSSSRRVTERPRSPGDGFSDGTRTGKAFSSPAATPPHQRGRDELWLYERSSAGTRAREDSAGGKLPGSTPSPVLRKEHFALSFWQPSISVSDSMGTRSAARSERSPDGEHGRDEQYTLRTWRPQRSALIDKEIRRDLQREEELQEQRRRRLMDGGDGTSRESSRSRHSSAASGTSGTYSVSSSPVLAPQQPGVLGLVSSFTPLRLSCSESSGPDSLRCSPSEERRRRTKEEGKYAGIEPIDRINTEVVESTRVVRHQSAMGQRWESGQLSTDSD is encoded by the exons ATGGGGTTATCAGGCAGCTGGCATG CACCCGCACCACTGAGCCACTCCccagagcacacagcccagctgggcACCCTCCACAGCCAGCCCAGGGCATGGGACCCCCACACCAATGGCTCCAGGACT GGCCAGCAGGATCTCACTTTGCACTCCGGACACCCCCAGGTGAGCGCAGAGCCCACGCAGCCCCAGGAAGAGCTCAGCAAAGCGTTGGATGCTGACAGCGGCCGCGCGATGGACAGGGTCACTCGGCACATGGTCTTCCAGTTCCCGCACACACGCGACCACAACGATGCATCCATGGATGGAGACGATGATATATTTGACTACAGCAGCCAGAAGGAGAACGGCTACGAGCAGAAAAGCAGGCTGAAGTCACCTTCGTATTTCCTGGAGACTGGGAAGGATGTGTGGAATCCATCCCCAGACAGGGAGTCCCAGCTGGAGGTGGTGCGGTCAGGGAACCTGTATGACCTGAGGGCTTACAGGGGCGAGAGGAAGCCCTCCAAGCTGTACGAGGATGATGAGCCAGACCCATATAGGCTGCAACCCCCAAACATCTCCCCCGAAAAAGCAAAGGAGCTGGAGGACAAGAGGAGGGAGGTGATCCGGGGCCAGGTGGTGCGGAAGAGCTCCACTATGGCTGAGAAGTGGAGCTCTGCGGATGAGCTGAGCTCCGTCACCGCAGGTGGGCAAAGCCACGGCATCCCCGGTGCCTTTGCCATCCATTTTGATAAGCCCTCCCCAGGTCGGGCTGTGACAACCGTGGACCCGGAGAGCATCGACAGGGAGCAGATCAACTTCTCGGCTGCGCGGCAGCAGTTCCTCatgctggagaagagcagccCTGGTGCTTTGTTCAGCCCAGGGTACGTCACGTCCCCAAGGCCGGAGGTGACGGTCAGAACCTCCAGGCAGGAGTGGCACAGCCCTGACACCACCACGAGGGCTGAGAGGGGCCGTGGTGACACCACAGAGCCCACACAAGGCAGGATGGACCAGAGCATCTACACGGTGTACAGCGTGCAGCACCAGGCCTCAGGGAAGGAGGATGGCTATGCCCATGGGAAGGGCAACACCAACGTGTCACATCCCACGGGGAAAACACTAGGCATAGCCAGAACATCGTCCAGGGATGACCTGGACTCGGGGCTGGGGGAGATGTACAGTGCTGGATACAGCAGCAATGGCAGCGATGTCCCAAATGGCCTCGGGGATGTGAAGGATGCTAGGGGCTCAGAGGAGGGCAGCGATGAGACGCCCATCGAGAGGGAGATCCGGCGGGCAATggagagggaggagagcctATGGAAGGAGCGGGGCATGCAGAGGCTGACGTCCAGCACCGAGCTGGTGGAGATCCAGACCAAACCACTGCTGTCCCTGAACGCAGCCCCAGctcagggaaggaaagggaaggacaAAGGCCGCGCATCCTTTAACGTCcagaaggaaatagaaaaggaaacaaaacgtGAGGAAGACCTGCGGAGGCAGGGCAGGCTGCCGGGGCTCTACGACCGCGGCACGTCGCAGGAGCTGGGCGAGCTCCGGAGGGTTTTcgagcaggaggagcagccgCCGTCCTCCAGCCGCCGGGTGACCGAGCGGCCTCGGAGCCCCGGAGACGGCTTTAGCGACGGCACCCGCACCGGGAAGGCCTTCTCCAGCCCCGCTGCGACCCCTCCGCACCAACGGGGCCGGGATGAGCTCTGGCTGTACGAGCGCTCTTCCGCCGGCACGAGGGCGAGGGAGGATTCCGCGGGAGGAAAGCTGCCCGGCTCCACCCCGAGCCCCGTCCTGCGCAAAGAGCATTTCGCCCTCAGCTTCTGGCAGCCCAGCATCTCCGTCTCCGACTCTATGGGCACGCGGAGCGCAGCGAGAAGTGAGCGGAGCCCCGACGGTGAGCACGGCCGGGATGAGCAGTACACCCTGCGCACGTGGAGACCGCAGCGCTCGGCGTTGATCGACAAGGAGATCCGCCGCGATCTGCAGCgagaggaggagctgcaggagcagcggAGGAGGCGGTTGATGGACGGCGGGGACGGCACGTCCAGGGAGAGCTCCCGTTCGAGGCACAGCTCGG CCGCCTCCGGTACCAGCGGCACTTACTCGGTGTCCAGCTCGCCGGTCCTGGCCCCGCAGCAGCCGGGCGTTCTGGGCCTGGTCTCGTCCTTCACCCCATTGAGGCTGAGCTGCTCCGAGAGCTCCGGCCCCGATTCGTTGCGGTGCAGCCCGTCggaagagaggaggaggagaacgAAGGAGGAGGGCAAG tACGCGGGCATCGAACCCATTGACAGAATCAACACGGAG GTGGTGGAGAGCACGCGGGTGGTGCGGCATCAgagcgctatggggcagcgctGGGAGAGCGGGCAGCTGAGCACCGACAGCGACTGa